A single region of the Zootoca vivipara chromosome 2, rZooViv1.1, whole genome shotgun sequence genome encodes:
- the DUSP1 gene encoding dual specificity protein phosphatase 1, with product MVNMQVCALDCETLRELLQDRCVQCLVLDCRSFFSFNSSHIGGSCNVRLSTIVRRRAKGAMGLEHILPNEEARARLQKGLYHAVVLLDERSADLEAPKRDSTLLLALNTLCREARDTRVCFLRGGYDAFSSACPELCTKPSAPKGLTLPLSTNNVPGSADSNCSSCGTPLYDQGGPVEILPFLYLGSAYHASRKDMLDALGITALINVSANCPNHFEGHYQYKSIPVEDNHKADISCWFNEAIDFIDSVKNDGGRVFVHCQAGISRSATICLAYLMRTNRVKLDEAFEFVKQRRSIISPNFSFMGQLLQFESQVLAPNCSAEAGSPAMSALDRGTSTTTVFNFPVSIPVHSSSSALSYLQSPITTSPSC from the exons ATGGTCAACATGCAAGTGTGCGCCCTGGACTGCGAGACGCTCCGCGAGCTCCTCCAGGACCGCTGCGTGCAGTGCCTGGTGCTGGACTGCCGCTCTTTCTTCTCCTTCAACTCCTCGCACATCGGCGGCTCCTGCAACGTCCGCCTGAGCACCATCGTCCGGCGGAGGGCCAAGGGGGCCATGGGCCTCGAGCACATCCTGCCCAACGAGGAGGCACGCGCCCGGCTGCAGAAGGGGCTCTACCACGCCGTCGTGCTCCTCGATGAGCGCAGCGCCGACCTGGAGGCGCCCAAGAGGGACAGCACCCTCCTGCTGGCCCTCAACACCCTTTGCAGGGAAGCCAGGGACACCCGCGTCTGCTTCCTCAGGG GGGGATACGATGCCTTCTCATCTGCCTGCCCTGAGTTGTGCACCAAACCATCTGCTCCCAAGGGCCTGACTCTGCCGCTCAGTACAAACAATGTGCCTGGCAGTGCCGATTCAAACTGCAGCTCCTGTGGGACTCCTCTCTATGATCAG GGTGGTCCAGTGGAGATCCTACCTTTCCTGTATCTAGGCAGTGCCTATCATGCTTCCAGGAAAGATATGTTGGATGCTTTGGGGATCACAGCCTTGATCAACGTTTCTGCCAATTGCCCAAACCATTTTGAGGGACACTATCAGTACAAAAGCATCCCTGTGGAGGACAACCACAAAGCTGACATCAGCTGCTGGTTTAATGAAGCAATTGACTTCATAG ACTCTGTTAAAAACGATGGTGGGCGAGTATTTGTTCACTGTCAGGCTGGCATCTCCCGCTCAGCGACCATCTGCCTTGCTTACCTTATGAGGACCAACCGAGTCAAACTGGACGAAGCTTTTGAGTTTGTGAAGCAGAGGAGAAGCATCATCTCCCCCAACTTCAGCTTCATGGGGCAACTGCTGCAATTTGAGTCCCAGGTCCTCGCTCCAAATTGCTCGGCAGAGGCTGGGAGCCCGGCAATGTCTGCACTTGACAGGGGAACATCCACTACAACGGTCTTTAACTTCCCCGTCTCCATCCCTGTCCATTCTTCTTCCAGCGCACTAAGCTACCTTCAGAGCCCCATCACCACCTCTCCGAGCTGCTGA